A region from the Nonlabens sp. YIK11 genome encodes:
- a CDS encoding methionine aminotransferase: protein MTRSKLPENPKSIFAEMTQLAIQHGALNMSQGFPSFPASQELKELASQAILEDHNQYAPMTGLPALRVAISQMFESQHQAFYDPNQEICITAGATQGIFTAIQATVFKGDEVILFTPAYDCYEPAIKVAGGIPIKIPMRMPDFTIDWDHVRDAISSKTKMIIINSPHNPSGKLMTHEDMLQLEKIAVENDLIVLSDEVYEFMVFDDHEHRSASRYPGLKERSFVMGSFGKTFHVTGWKTGFCLAPPALMKEFLKVHQQVVFCVNQPIQHAIAHYLKQPQHYLDLGQFYQRKRDLFLNLIKDSRFQFKPSESTYFQLLDYSEITDESDLAFAKAITINHKIASIPISVFMQGRDPEMLRFCFAKEDEELVAAAKILNEL, encoded by the coding sequence ATGACTCGCTCTAAACTCCCAGAAAACCCTAAATCCATCTTTGCCGAAATGACGCAGCTGGCGATCCAGCACGGTGCGCTCAATATGTCACAGGGATTTCCCAGTTTTCCAGCAAGTCAGGAACTTAAAGAGCTCGCTTCACAGGCCATTCTGGAGGATCATAATCAGTACGCGCCCATGACGGGTTTGCCGGCCTTGCGTGTGGCCATAAGCCAGATGTTTGAATCACAACATCAAGCATTTTACGATCCAAATCAGGAAATCTGTATCACGGCAGGTGCCACTCAAGGAATTTTCACAGCTATTCAGGCAACCGTTTTCAAGGGCGATGAGGTCATATTGTTCACGCCAGCTTACGATTGTTATGAACCTGCCATAAAAGTGGCTGGCGGTATTCCCATAAAGATTCCCATGAGGATGCCTGATTTTACCATCGACTGGGATCATGTGCGAGATGCTATTAGTTCCAAGACCAAGATGATCATCATCAACTCGCCACACAATCCCAGCGGGAAGTTAATGACCCACGAGGACATGCTCCAGCTGGAAAAAATTGCCGTTGAAAACGATCTAATTGTTTTGAGCGATGAGGTTTATGAGTTCATGGTTTTTGATGATCACGAGCATCGCAGCGCGAGCCGCTATCCAGGCTTGAAAGAACGCAGTTTTGTGATGGGCAGTTTTGGCAAGACGTTTCACGTCACCGGTTGGAAAACCGGGTTTTGCCTAGCGCCGCCAGCGCTTATGAAAGAGTTTTTGAAGGTGCACCAACAAGTTGTTTTTTGTGTTAATCAACCCATACAACATGCCATTGCCCATTATTTAAAACAACCACAGCATTATCTGGATTTGGGTCAGTTTTACCAGCGCAAGCGCGACCTGTTTCTCAACCTGATCAAGGATAGCAGGTTCCAATTCAAACCTTCAGAAAGTACCTATTTCCAACTGCTGGACTATTCTGAAATTACAGATGAAAGTGATCTCGCTTTCGCGAAAGCGATAACCATCAACCACAAGATTGCTAGTATTCCTATATCGGTTTTTATGCAAGGTCGTGATCCTGAAATGCTGCGATTTTGCTTTGCCAAAGAAGATGAAGAGCTGGTTGCAGCCGCTAAAATTTTAAATGAATTGTGA
- a CDS encoding LytR/AlgR family response regulator transcription factor, with protein MIKCILIDDEPLALELLESHIKHTDGVELLQSFTNPIKALQELEQLQPDLIFSDIQMPELSGMQFSKIVGNKFPIIFTTAYDQYAVQGYELDVVDYLLKPISLERFQKSVAKFQSRSSTSSTVSTTSVPDYIFVKSEYKTLKINLADIHYIKGMADYVTIVTADKKIHTLENLKHYEKTLPGTNFMRVHKSYLIAMDKIEFIERNRAVILGDYIPVSETYKKAFFDRVNG; from the coding sequence ATGATCAAATGCATCCTTATAGACGATGAGCCACTTGCGCTAGAATTGCTGGAATCGCACATCAAACACACGGATGGTGTGGAGTTGCTACAATCGTTTACCAATCCTATTAAAGCGCTGCAAGAGCTGGAACAGCTACAACCAGACCTTATTTTTTCTGACATTCAAATGCCAGAGCTTTCTGGCATGCAGTTCTCTAAAATCGTCGGGAACAAATTTCCCATCATTTTTACAACGGCTTATGATCAATATGCCGTGCAGGGATACGAACTGGACGTGGTGGATTACCTGCTAAAACCCATTTCTCTGGAGCGCTTCCAGAAATCTGTTGCTAAGTTTCAAAGCCGAAGCTCAACCTCTTCTACCGTTTCAACTACCAGCGTACCAGACTATATTTTTGTAAAAAGTGAATATAAAACGCTCAAGATCAATCTTGCAGACATACACTACATCAAGGGAATGGCAGATTATGTGACCATTGTGACGGCAGATAAAAAAATCCATACGCTTGAAAACCTGAAGCATTATGAGAAGACCTTGCCTGGAACAAATTTTATGCGTGTGCACAAAAGCTACCTCATCGCCATGGATAAGATCGAGTTCATTGAGCGCAATCGAGCTGTGATTTTAGGAGATTACATTCCCGTGAGTGAGACCTATAAGAAAGCCTTTTTTGATAGGGTAAATGGGTGA
- a CDS encoding fumarate reductase/succinate dehydrogenase flavoprotein subunit, protein MAVLDSKVPEGPLEEKWVNHKNNINLVNPANKRNIDVIVVGTGLAGSSAAATLGELGYNVKTFCYNDSPRRAHSIAAQGGINAAKNYQGDGDSNYRLFYDTIKGGDYRSREANTYRLAEVSSNIIDQCVAQGVPFAREYGGLLDNRSFGGVLVSRTFYAAGQTGQQLLLGAYSALNRQINRGKVQPFNRHEMLDLVVVDGKARGIIARNLVTGEIERHGAHAVVIASGGYGNVFFLSTNAMGSNVMAAWRTHRRGAFFANPCYTQIHPTCIPVSGEHQSKLTLMSESLRNDGRIWVPKKKEDAEAIRAGKLKGVNIPEEDRDYYLERRYPAFGNLVPRDVASRAAKERCDAGYGVNKTGQAVYLDFEAAFKRYGKVEALTHGHKNASEEEMIKLGKEVIKKKYGNLFDMYQNISDDNPYEVPMKIFPAVHYTMGGLWVDYNLQTTIPGCFAAGEANFSDHGANRLGASALMQGLADGYFVLPYTIGDYLANEIRTGEISTDTPEFEQAEKDTKERIEKLMNASGKHSVDYYHKKLGLIMWNKCGMSRNATDLQKAMDEISELRADFWANVRVTGSADTKNQELEKAGRVADFLELGELFAKDALDRNESCGGHFREEYQTPEGEALRDDENYAYVAAWEYNENPRDAKLHKEELVFENVELKTRSYK, encoded by the coding sequence ATGGCAGTTTTAGATTCTAAAGTACCTGAAGGACCATTAGAGGAAAAATGGGTCAATCATAAAAACAATATTAACCTGGTCAATCCAGCGAACAAACGTAACATTGACGTGATCGTTGTGGGAACTGGACTTGCAGGAAGCTCTGCTGCTGCGACTCTAGGTGAGTTAGGTTACAACGTTAAGACATTTTGCTACAATGACTCGCCACGTCGTGCACACTCCATTGCGGCACAAGGCGGTATCAATGCTGCCAAAAACTATCAAGGTGATGGTGACTCTAATTATCGCTTGTTTTACGACACGATCAAAGGTGGTGATTACCGCTCAAGAGAGGCTAACACATATCGCCTAGCGGAAGTTTCTTCCAATATCATTGACCAGTGCGTGGCACAAGGTGTTCCCTTTGCACGTGAGTATGGTGGACTGTTGGACAACCGCTCCTTTGGTGGAGTTCTTGTTTCAAGAACTTTCTATGCAGCAGGACAAACTGGACAGCAATTATTGTTGGGAGCATATTCTGCATTGAACAGACAAATTAATCGCGGTAAAGTACAGCCATTCAACCGTCATGAGATGTTAGATCTTGTGGTTGTGGATGGAAAAGCTCGTGGTATCATCGCTCGTAACCTTGTCACTGGAGAAATAGAGCGTCATGGTGCACATGCCGTAGTGATCGCCTCTGGTGGTTATGGAAACGTATTTTTCCTATCTACTAATGCAATGGGAAGTAACGTGATGGCGGCATGGAGAACACACCGCCGTGGTGCTTTCTTTGCAAACCCATGTTATACTCAAATTCACCCAACTTGTATTCCAGTAAGTGGTGAACACCAATCCAAATTGACCTTGATGTCAGAATCATTGAGAAATGATGGACGTATCTGGGTTCCTAAGAAAAAAGAAGATGCTGAGGCTATCCGTGCAGGAAAGCTTAAAGGTGTCAACATACCTGAAGAAGATAGAGATTACTACCTAGAACGTCGTTATCCAGCCTTTGGTAACCTAGTGCCACGTGATGTGGCCTCTAGAGCGGCCAAAGAGCGTTGTGATGCCGGTTACGGAGTGAACAAAACGGGTCAAGCCGTTTACCTCGACTTTGAAGCAGCCTTCAAGCGTTATGGTAAGGTAGAAGCCTTGACACACGGTCACAAAAATGCCAGTGAAGAGGAAATGATCAAACTAGGTAAGGAAGTCATCAAGAAGAAGTATGGTAACTTATTTGATATGTATCAGAACATCTCTGATGACAATCCATATGAGGTGCCTATGAAGATTTTCCCTGCAGTTCACTACACCATGGGCGGCCTTTGGGTAGATTATAACCTACAAACCACCATTCCTGGCTGTTTTGCAGCTGGTGAGGCTAACTTCTCTGACCACGGTGCCAACCGTCTAGGAGCAAGTGCATTGATGCAAGGTCTAGCAGATGGTTATTTTGTACTTCCATACACCATAGGTGATTATCTGGCTAATGAAATACGTACGGGAGAAATCTCTACAGATACTCCAGAATTTGAACAAGCAGAAAAAGATACTAAGGAGCGTATCGAGAAACTGATGAACGCCTCTGGAAAGCACTCTGTGGATTATTATCACAAGAAACTGGGTCTTATCATGTGGAACAAATGTGGAATGTCTCGCAACGCGACAGATCTACAAAAAGCCATGGATGAAATCAGTGAGCTTAGAGCAGACTTCTGGGCAAACGTGAGAGTGACTGGTAGTGCAGATACTAAGAACCAAGAGCTTGAGAAAGCTGGCCGTGTGGCAGACTTCTTGGAGCTGGGTGAATTGTTTGCAAAGGATGCTTTGGACCGCAACGAGAGCTGTGGTGGACACTTCCGTGAGGAGTATCAAACGCCAGAAGGTGAAGCCTTGCGTGATGACGAGAACTATGCTTATGTAGCCGCATGGGAATACAATGAAAATCCACGTGATGCCAAGCTCCACAAGGAAGAACTCGTCTTTGAAAACGTAGAATTAAAAACCAGATCTTATAAATAA
- a CDS encoding PKD domain-containing protein — MKNYYKLLLILVLGISIQSCQDDDTEFGEIITPSNLNINVAIQGQSVADPNGDGTGIVVFSAAADNTLNYTYDFGDGRTGSTFNGVIEHRFVQLGVISYNVTVTATGTGGAATTETIVIDVLSTFDDAEAKQFLTGGTSKTWYWSVAESGHWGVGPSSPEQIPGQAPAAYYTPAFFPVPAFGRYCNELTECFYEDEMTFTQDGNDVVFELNNFGSTYFHNSYLSQFGGPSADNPNNADECLPFDAPAPGVITFVPTTDTVVPVEESRKTTMILPNDNFISWYVGSSEYEILEITENRMVLRCIQGNDPALAWYHTLTTDVPVNPNPTCS, encoded by the coding sequence ATGAAAAATTATTATAAGCTATTGTTGATCTTGGTACTAGGAATTTCCATCCAGTCCTGTCAAGATGATGACACTGAGTTTGGAGAGATCATCACTCCTAGCAATCTTAATATAAATGTTGCCATACAAGGTCAAAGCGTCGCAGATCCTAATGGAGACGGTACCGGTATTGTTGTTTTTAGTGCCGCAGCAGACAATACTTTGAATTACACCTACGACTTTGGTGATGGGCGTACAGGTTCTACCTTCAATGGTGTTATTGAACATCGGTTTGTACAGTTGGGTGTTATAAGTTACAATGTCACGGTGACGGCAACTGGAACTGGTGGTGCTGCGACCACAGAAACCATCGTTATCGATGTATTGAGCACATTTGACGATGCCGAAGCCAAACAGTTCCTAACTGGCGGTACGAGCAAAACCTGGTACTGGTCAGTGGCAGAAAGTGGCCATTGGGGCGTTGGACCTAGTAGTCCTGAACAAATTCCAGGACAGGCACCAGCTGCTTACTACACACCAGCCTTTTTCCCGGTTCCAGCTTTTGGAAGGTATTGTAATGAGTTGACGGAGTGCTTCTATGAAGATGAGATGACCTTTACACAAGATGGTAATGATGTTGTTTTTGAGTTGAACAATTTTGGCAGTACATACTTCCATAATTCATACCTAAGTCAATTTGGCGGGCCATCTGCAGATAACCCTAATAATGCAGATGAGTGTTTACCGTTTGATGCGCCAGCGCCAGGAGTGATCACATTCGTTCCTACAACAGACACCGTTGTTCCAGTGGAAGAGTCCAGAAAAACCACCATGATTTTACCTAATGACAATTTCATTAGCTGGTATGTGGGCAGCAGTGAGTATGAAATTTTAGAGATTACCGAGAATCGCATGGTATTGAGATGTATCCAAGGAAATGATCCAGCACTGGCTTGGTATCATACACTTACCACAGATGTTCCTGTGAACCCCAATCCCACTTGTTCTTAA
- a CDS encoding succinate dehydrogenase cytochrome b subunit: MSALVKSSLARKWVMALSGLFLVVFLTQHFTINITSVIAPDTFNEWSHFMGYNPLVQFVLQPILIAGVIVHFVMGIILEIRNSKARPIKYKKFDGNANSSWVSRNMILTGAVVLAFLGLHFYDFWIHEINYKYIAVGVEDSTRYLPELKEKFVDPVRTWIYVGSFVLLALHLWHGFNSSFQSMGVKSVKKGDGLRKFTYAWSILIPAGFIFIALYHHFNHITA, translated from the coding sequence ATGAGCGCATTAGTTAAATCTTCTCTTGCACGTAAATGGGTAATGGCACTTTCAGGTTTATTTCTGGTAGTATTTCTTACCCAGCACTTTACCATCAATATCACATCGGTCATCGCTCCTGATACCTTTAACGAGTGGTCCCATTTTATGGGATATAACCCATTGGTACAGTTTGTACTGCAACCTATCTTGATCGCAGGCGTCATCGTACACTTTGTGATGGGAATCATTCTGGAAATTAGAAACAGTAAGGCTAGACCTATCAAATACAAGAAATTTGATGGTAATGCCAACTCTTCATGGGTCTCTAGAAACATGATTTTGACAGGTGCGGTTGTACTTGCGTTTTTGGGATTGCATTTCTACGATTTCTGGATTCATGAAATCAACTATAAATACATTGCGGTAGGCGTTGAGGATTCCACACGCTATTTACCTGAATTGAAGGAAAAGTTTGTGGATCCAGTGAGAACCTGGATTTATGTGGGTTCATTTGTTCTACTAGCACTACACTTATGGCATGGGTTCAATAGCTCATTCCAGTCCATGGGTGTGAAAAGCGTCAAGAAAGGTGATGGCTTGAGAAAATTCACTTATGCATGGTCAATTTTGATCCCAGCTGGATTTATCTTCATCGCTCTTTATCACCATTTTAATCATATAACAGCATAA
- a CDS encoding DUF5694 domain-containing protein, whose product MRTLILSIAFIATAAFTIYAQDFNEEQLLQQSKEAFQFDGADVLLLGTWHMGYTSDANKSSYDASLPQRRDEIAELAVQLANQFKPTKILVEVTPEEQHTMDSLYAAYLKNPKEISTYHGEVGLLAFQIARASGAKLHAIDHKMGYDYNSIAQLAATTGNSIMQDYYGQLMPVLGQAQQLEKTASTKQLYRFSNTPEYLSFLKNVNADLMTYINTDDNFEGADTAADFYKRNLRIFANINRLEITPEARVLVLNGGAHVAFFHDFMKNSPRYNVVDAQEFLRD is encoded by the coding sequence ATGAGAACACTTATTCTATCCATCGCATTTATCGCAACCGCAGCATTCACAATTTATGCCCAAGACTTTAATGAGGAGCAATTATTACAACAAAGCAAGGAAGCTTTTCAGTTTGACGGCGCAGACGTTTTATTATTGGGTACCTGGCACATGGGTTATACCAGTGATGCCAATAAATCAAGTTATGACGCCAGCCTACCACAAAGAAGAGATGAAATAGCCGAACTGGCGGTTCAACTTGCAAACCAATTCAAACCCACAAAAATATTGGTTGAGGTAACTCCTGAAGAGCAGCACACCATGGATTCTTTATACGCAGCGTACCTTAAAAATCCCAAGGAAATAAGTACCTATCATGGCGAGGTTGGCCTTCTAGCATTTCAAATCGCCAGAGCTAGCGGTGCAAAGCTGCATGCGATAGATCACAAAATGGGATATGACTATAATAGTATTGCTCAACTAGCAGCAACAACTGGCAATAGCATCATGCAGGATTATTATGGGCAGCTCATGCCGGTACTAGGACAAGCACAGCAATTAGAAAAAACAGCCAGTACTAAACAGTTGTATCGTTTTAGCAACACACCAGAATATTTAAGCTTTCTTAAAAATGTGAATGCAGATCTCATGACCTATATCAATACAGACGACAACTTTGAAGGCGCAGATACTGCAGCAGATTTCTATAAAAGAAACTTAAGGATTTTTGCAAACATTAACCGACTTGAGATCACGCCAGAAGCTCGTGTTCTAGTATTAAATGGCGGCGCACACGTGGCATTCTTCCATGACTTTATGAAGAATAGCCCTAGATATAACGTGGTAGATGCGCAGGAGTTTTTGAGGGATTAG
- a CDS encoding DUF2075 domain-containing protein has product MQRAYYSDSIEKFLQTDSVKIYGELSSNHENKTLDELQKNAWKAQIEILKEQLKTIEGKIYFEFAIPRMGKRVDNILIIKNIAFVVEFKIGSNKYDKNALEQVIDYSIDLKNFHEGSHNLTLIPLLISTEAEIVEEDLHSVKKLQMAAKANKHNISSIIKSFLTLGSATIDHVYWENSIYKPTPTIVEAAQALYKGHNVKEITRSDSGAINLSRTSSYINSIIEFSKQNSKKSICFITGVPGAGKTLAGLNIAVDRMKTDEDEHAVFLSGNGPLVEVLREALTRDEVKTAKAKNLKITKKQAAIKANAFIQNIHHFRDDNLKSSRAPIEKVVVFDEAQRAWTLDQTSSFMKRKKGKDDFNMSEPEFLIDVMDRHIDWCVIICLIGGGQEINTGEAGLEEWVVSLSRSFPDWSVHYSTSIISDKNYLRSVKSKLFLENNGTSNKDLHLAVSVRSFRSELLSKFIQELLDLNLKNAKLLYEKIHELYPIVLTRNLEIAKSWLKDQSKGTERIGVIASSGARRLRPLGIDVKNEISASNWFLNHKEDIRSSYFLEDVATEFDIQGLEIDWSCVAWGANFYVENMQWRHQKLKGTKWQNINVEIHQEYLKNTYRVLLTRARQGMVIYLPKGDAEDHTRLHSYYDETYQYLKNVGLVEI; this is encoded by the coding sequence ATGCAAAGAGCTTATTACAGCGATTCTATAGAAAAGTTTCTACAAACCGATTCGGTCAAAATTTATGGTGAATTGAGTTCAAATCATGAAAATAAAACTCTAGATGAATTACAAAAGAATGCTTGGAAAGCTCAGATTGAGATATTGAAGGAGCAATTAAAAACTATAGAAGGTAAAATATATTTTGAGTTTGCTATTCCCAGAATGGGGAAACGAGTTGACAATATTCTTATAATTAAAAATATCGCGTTTGTTGTTGAATTTAAAATCGGTTCCAACAAATACGATAAAAATGCACTGGAACAAGTTATAGATTATTCGATCGATTTAAAAAACTTTCATGAAGGCAGCCATAACCTCACCCTAATTCCTTTATTAATTTCGACTGAGGCGGAAATAGTTGAAGAAGATTTGCATTCTGTTAAAAAATTACAGATGGCGGCAAAAGCAAATAAACACAATATTAGTTCAATTATTAAATCATTTTTGACGCTTGGTAGCGCTACAATTGATCACGTTTATTGGGAGAATTCAATCTATAAGCCTACCCCAACTATCGTAGAAGCAGCACAAGCTCTTTATAAAGGTCATAATGTCAAAGAGATAACAAGGTCTGATTCTGGGGCCATCAACTTATCACGAACTTCCAGTTATATTAACTCAATAATTGAATTTTCAAAACAAAACTCAAAAAAATCGATTTGCTTTATCACTGGAGTTCCTGGCGCTGGAAAAACGTTAGCAGGTTTGAATATAGCTGTGGATAGAATGAAAACTGATGAAGATGAACACGCGGTTTTTTTGTCTGGTAATGGTCCTTTAGTGGAGGTTTTGAGAGAAGCATTAACAAGAGATGAAGTCAAAACTGCTAAAGCTAAAAATTTAAAAATAACGAAAAAGCAAGCCGCTATTAAGGCAAATGCTTTTATCCAAAATATTCATCATTTCAGAGATGATAATCTGAAATCATCTAGAGCACCGATTGAAAAAGTGGTCGTTTTTGATGAAGCTCAGAGAGCCTGGACCTTGGATCAAACCAGTTCATTCATGAAAAGAAAAAAAGGAAAAGATGACTTTAATATGTCCGAGCCAGAATTCCTGATAGACGTTATGGATCGACATATTGATTGGTGCGTTATCATTTGTCTTATTGGTGGCGGTCAAGAAATCAATACTGGTGAGGCAGGTCTTGAAGAATGGGTTGTATCTCTATCACGTAGCTTTCCTGACTGGAGTGTTCATTATTCCACTTCTATCATTTCAGATAAAAATTATTTACGATCAGTTAAGAGTAAATTATTTCTTGAAAACAATGGAACTAGTAATAAGGATTTACACCTAGCTGTTTCCGTACGCTCATTTCGCTCAGAATTACTCTCAAAATTCATCCAAGAGTTATTGGATCTTAATTTAAAAAATGCAAAGCTTCTTTATGAAAAAATACATGAGCTATATCCAATCGTACTGACTAGGAATCTTGAAATTGCAAAATCTTGGCTTAAAGATCAATCTAAAGGTACCGAAAGAATTGGTGTAATTGCGTCCTCTGGAGCTCGTAGATTAAGGCCACTAGGGATCGATGTGAAAAATGAGATTTCAGCCTCGAATTGGTTTCTAAATCATAAAGAAGACATTAGGTCTTCCTATTTTTTGGAGGATGTCGCAACTGAATTTGATATTCAAGGTTTGGAAATAGACTGGAGCTGCGTGGCTTGGGGTGCAAACTTTTATGTTGAAAACATGCAATGGCGTCATCAAAAACTTAAAGGAACTAAATGGCAGAATATCAATGTAGAAATCCATCAAGAATACTTGAAAAACACTTACCGAGTTCTTTTAACTCGAGCTCGACAAGGTATGGTGATTTACCTTCCTAAGGGTGATGCAGAGGACCACACTAGACTACATTCTTATTATGATGAAACTTATCAATATTTAAAAAACGTTGGATTGGTAGAAATATAA
- a CDS encoding sensor histidine kinase produces MKLRLGRFIVSFFGFFLIMEVLRDLMRSPEYWQRFLENPIEFTLSILQSALLFICYALFSYLFLYYRYKKQPKWITVAGIITIALGVIGLRYLVEEVVLKAITGYGNYYEGTTALYYISDNLYYAILYTAFGVCWFFVNYAVIRDQQQQELVLENKKSELAFLKSQINPHFLFNMLNNIYALINMGSDKALAATEKLGQLLRYSLYETDKLVTVSEEIDAVLGYVELEKLRFRESVQTTIHCDPQALHLQVTPFLLMPLVENAFKHGVVTDPNLPITIHIGLEQKTLHLKVSNAIAQRQKDSVGGIGIENLQKRLQLTYGSDYSFDKTIADEVFTVVIKIHFPS; encoded by the coding sequence ATGAAATTAAGATTGGGACGTTTTATCGTATCCTTTTTTGGGTTCTTTCTCATTATGGAAGTGCTGCGTGATTTGATGCGCTCGCCAGAATACTGGCAAAGATTTTTGGAAAACCCCATAGAATTCACACTATCTATACTGCAGTCTGCACTACTATTCATTTGCTACGCGCTTTTTTCTTACCTATTTCTCTATTACCGTTACAAAAAACAACCTAAGTGGATTACCGTTGCCGGTATTATTACGATCGCTTTGGGCGTCATTGGGCTGCGTTACCTGGTAGAAGAAGTCGTCCTCAAGGCCATCACTGGTTATGGCAATTATTACGAGGGCACGACCGCGCTTTACTACATCAGCGACAATCTGTATTATGCGATTTTGTACACCGCTTTTGGAGTTTGCTGGTTTTTTGTCAACTATGCCGTGATACGCGACCAGCAGCAGCAGGAATTAGTGCTTGAGAACAAAAAGTCAGAGCTGGCCTTTCTCAAGTCGCAGATCAATCCGCATTTTTTGTTTAACATGCTCAACAACATCTACGCCTTGATCAATATGGGATCTGATAAGGCATTGGCAGCAACGGAAAAGTTGGGCCAATTACTTCGGTACAGCCTTTATGAGACCGACAAACTGGTGACGGTTAGTGAAGAAATCGATGCTGTCCTGGGTTATGTAGAATTGGAGAAGTTACGCTTTCGCGAAAGCGTACAAACCACCATACACTGCGATCCACAAGCACTGCATCTTCAAGTAACGCCATTTCTGCTCATGCCACTCGTGGAAAATGCCTTTAAACATGGCGTGGTAACCGATCCTAATCTGCCGATTACCATCCATATAGGTTTGGAACAAAAAACGCTGCATTTAAAAGTGTCCAATGCGATCGCACAACGCCAAAAAGATAGTGTAGGCGGAATAGGTATAGAAAACCTGCAAAAGCGCTTACAACTCACCTATGGCAGCGACTATAGCTTTGATAAAACGATTGCGGACGAAGTGTTTACCGTTGTCATTAAAATCCATTTTCCATCATGA
- a CDS encoding succinate dehydrogenase/fumarate reductase iron-sulfur subunit — MKLNLKIWRQEGPNVKGKLVDYPLDGVDGDMSFLEMMDILNEELINKGDVPVEFDHDCREGICGSCNMMINGEPHGPQKLTTTCQLHMRKFNDGDTITIEPWRAKAFPVVKDLIVDRSAFDRIQQAGGYISVNTSGNTQDANATPIEKSKADEAFWSATCIGCGACVAACKNASAMLFTSAKISQYALLPQGELEATERVEAMVRQMDEEGFGNCSNTGACMVECPKGIKLENIARMNREYLKAEVLG, encoded by the coding sequence ATGAAATTAAACCTAAAAATCTGGAGACAAGAAGGACCTAACGTAAAAGGAAAGTTGGTAGATTACCCGCTGGACGGCGTTGATGGTGACATGTCTTTTCTTGAAATGATGGACATCCTTAATGAGGAGTTGATCAACAAAGGTGATGTCCCAGTAGAGTTTGACCACGATTGTCGCGAGGGAATCTGTGGATCTTGTAACATGATGATCAACGGTGAGCCGCATGGGCCGCAAAAATTGACCACGACGTGTCAATTGCACATGCGTAAATTCAATGACGGTGATACCATTACCATCGAACCATGGAGAGCCAAGGCTTTCCCTGTAGTGAAGGATTTAATCGTGGACCGTTCTGCTTTTGATAGAATACAGCAGGCTGGTGGTTACATTTCTGTCAACACCTCTGGTAACACTCAGGATGCTAACGCTACTCCTATTGAAAAGAGCAAGGCAGACGAGGCGTTCTGGTCTGCAACCTGTATAGGTTGTGGTGCTTGTGTAGCGGCGTGTAAAAACGCGAGTGCGATGCTATTTACCAGTGCTAAGATTTCCCAGTACGCATTGTTGCCACAAGGTGAACTGGAAGCTACAGAGCGTGTAGAAGCGATGGTGCGCCAGATGGATGAAGAAGGTTTTGGTAACTGTTCCAACACTGGAGCCTGTATGGTAGAATGTCCTAAAGGCATCAAACTAGAAAATATTGCAAGAATGAACCGTGAATACCTTAAGGCTGAAGTTTTAGGTTAA